From a single Pseudomonas triticicola genomic region:
- a CDS encoding DUF3309 family protein — protein sequence MGTILIIILILLLIGGLPVFPHSRSWGYGPSGIIGVVLVVLLVLLLLGKI from the coding sequence ATGGGCACAATTCTAATCATCATCCTGATCCTGTTGCTGATCGGTGGTCTACCGGTCTTCCCGCACTCCAGAAGTTGGGGTTATGGCCCGTCGGGCATTATCGGCGTGGTGTTGGTCGTGCTGCTGGTGCTGTTGTTACTCGGCAAGATATGA